The genomic window ATAGATtatgggaaaacaaaacaatataaaatgtaactgaaaacaaGATGCTCGGGTAAAATTACCGTTACTTGCCAGTAGATGGATAATTAAAAGCAGACTGCAGATCATGAGCACATGGAGAGGAGTTTGAGAGAGAAGGTTCACTTTCCGCTCATTAAAAAGCCAAAAGCTTGCGAGAGGCACCGCTAAATCCCCAATACGGTAACGTGTGTGAATGCTGATAGCTCAGCATCATGTGACAGTGTTTAAATGCCTAACCCTCGGACACTTTCTCCGAGACACTGACAGTTAGGAATTACGTTTCCTTCATGGGCAGGACTGACTGTGAAACATCTCCTATCTCATGCTTCATATACTTGTCATCTATTGAAGGGTTTATAAAAATTCAGTCTGTTCTTGGCACACATTTCAACACTGCAAAAGCTTCACTAATAACCTGAACAGAGAAATTGTTTTAGCATTACCTAATTGTCATTGCTGAATGTAACCCAGAATTCCTAGCCAACTTTCTCTGTACATTGTCACATTTGTATCATTACACTTTTGATACAACAGAACTGTAATCAACACTTTTGCATAGCTTGCCTACTGCAAGAAGGCACTTGGTCACATTACTCTGACAGGTATCTGTTCTCCATTGTGCGGATTGATTATGTAACTCATTATAAAATAGATTactgtgggggttgggggagagcTGGTCCACTTATAATGTGAGGTCAAGTGTTCTTTTGTCCTACCCTTTAGTAATTTCACTGAATGAGGAAATTGCTGGATGAGAACATCCAGTTTCCTGAAGGCTGGAGGTTGTTTtgtctgtattttgtttctACCAAAATACAGACTGGCTTTCCTTTATATCTCAGGGAAATAGACGTAACTCCATCTAATCAATTACTTGTTCACAGAAGTAATTTCTACACTATTCTGTGAGCTATTTTCAAGTTATAAAACTCTTTGAAGTAATATGATCGGACTGCTTCTACATCTAGAGTCTGCCCTGCTATAATGAACATTTTCACAGGTGAAGCTACAAGAAGGTCACCTTTATTCTCATGTATAGAGCCTTATTTAAACTTTTGTTAGGGAAGAACAAAACAAAGTTTTGTGCTTTACCCTCAGATACAGCGGCAAGCAAAATAATAGTAGGCAGTGCAAAAATGGGTCCTAACTTAGGTATCGCTAGCAGACTAGTGATggataaacattaaaattaacaTAAGCGATTTCCTATAATGTAATTGTTGGGGAGCATATGCAattagaaaatacaaaaatagtcATATGAATTTACAGGCCTGATGCACAGTATATGTCTCTGCTGCTGTGGATAGGGTTCACTGTAAACCTCCCTTGGTTTCAGGGTGATGGGCCCACCATGAGAAAGCTCTAGCCCAACGGAGAGCAGAAGTCCCAAAATATTATCAACATTGTCTGGGTGTCAAAGTAGTCCACCCCATTATCCCAGGTGAATCAAAGACTTTATCCAAGGGTCCAGAATGAACAGTGTATGTTCATTAAAGAGGGTACACAAACATGAGCTCCCCTGAAGTTTGCCTGTCATAATCCTCCGTAGGGGTCAAAGttgacaggaacaggaagcctTAGATCCACAGGCTGGCCCTGTTGAATTCTCTGGCCCTGCTGACTCTGGGCCTGGGTAGCTGTCTCACCAGATCATGCTGCTCTGGAGGCTCTTCTTTCTGCTGCTGAGGCTCCGCCTCTAGACGCTGAAGCCCCACCCCTTTGTACTGAATTTCCAACTCCTGATACTGAAGCTCCACCTCCGGGGACGGGAGTTCCACCTCCTGGTGCTGAAATTCCGGCCCTTGGTGCCAGCACTCTGTCTGAGgaggtgatgtcatttcctctggTCGCCATActctcacctgaacacacccacacacagacacacacaaccaagaaacactgaagaaacaaaaacatactacaatgcacacacactcatcagaATTGTGGAACCATTACAAAGAAGATAAACGACATACAAACGTGTCTGCTTAaatctgcatgcacacacacacacacaccctcctgaCGTtgatcctcttcctccttttcctGACAGCACAGGGAAGGCGAAGGAAGGAAGCACAGGCAGCCAGACACCTCCCAGAGAACACCAGCTCCATCACACTCAGGAAGACCATGGGCACCCACAGGAAGATGGTTGTTCCCTGGAGACAGTATATTTGACAGAATTAGATACTGTTCACAAGTATGCAAAAATGCACCTTCAAATCTCTTTCTGCTGTTCAAATGACACtagacattaaatatttaaaacacaataCATGTCTGGGTACAGTAAGAGTAAAGACAAACACGGCAAAGTGATCCATGGACACACAATGCTAGGGGCATCAAGAGTGCAAGAgtgaaacagtgccttaaccTACAATAGTGCACAGACAGGACAGTTTTTTACTCTGAAAAAATGTCTTCAGTGCTGCTTATGGCTTGCTTGGTTGTGGGGATGTAGAAATGGTGCGCTGTTAGCAACTTATAAACCCTCGGCTATAAATTCCTATAGGTCTGCTTTTATGTTATTGTATGCATATGGTGGCTGCAAATATGCAGTTAGCTGATGTAGCTTGCTGGGTCTTGGTTTGTGTGCCTATTTTTTTGTCTACCGTTCATAAACTCCCAGATTAAGGGCTTAGAGTTCTACCTCTCTTGCGTCACACCATGAATCACTGTAATTCATGTACAATTTGGATTTGGGGAGAATGGAGAATGATGGGTGTGCTGCGGAGAGCGCTTGTGCTTCATTTTAGTGCCGACAGAAAACATTCAGTTGTGCAGAGAGGAAAATCCCCGAACGTCCCTTTTCATCAAAGGCGCTGATGCTGTGTTCACCCTGCACTCCATCATCAGCGTCTCTGTCCAGTCCTGTCAGCTCCCCCACCGTCATTTCAAGGAGCCACGTGTGTGAGCGGGCGTGTGTATGCGTTGCCTGTTTCAGTgtgcgagtgtttgtgtgtgtatatgattctggtgtatgtgtgtgtgtgtgtgtgtgtgtgtgtgtatacatacacacgtgcagTCCTCAGAGTGAGATTAAAATAGAACCTATTAATCAAAAACCTGCGTCAGATCTCTGCCTCAGATTGTAAACTAAAAACCAGCATGACATTTTTCTGCTCTGTCCGCAAAGTGCAGGGCAAATTGTCACTGTCACTGGGCACAATGGCCTAACGACATGTGCAAAGACACTGCACTTTATCCTTTATGACAAATTACCCAGACAGCTTGCTCACCTTTAGAAAGATATTCAATGAGTGTACACTGAGATAAAATACCGGGAcagaatgtcattttttaaaccgCAATTTCCCCGAGGACGAGGAAGAGTCAGACAATCATTTCCTCACGTCAATGATTCTGCAGCAGTCTGGAAATCACACACcgaagggagggggggctttAGTGGCTATCGCATTGGCTCGCTCTGGGGTGACCACTTCTGGTCagttttgacattttacatgaggaacacaacccccccccctccctcacacgaccctcccccccactcctctgCACCCTGCCCCATATCCCTCTCCATCCTTATAACTCACGTAGATTCGCGTGGGGTCAAAGGGGCACTCATTGGTGATGCTGGAGTAGCCAATAGCGTCAGGGAACTTGCAGTGGGTTAACAGGCTCCTCCCTCCATTAGCGATGGCCTTCCCCACGGACACGCACAGTCCCAACACTGAGGCAGCGGCCAGGAGGCTACACAGAGTACTGACTACCAGCAGGAACCACATCTGGCAAAtggggagacacacacagactgatcCCACCAACTCTAATAGACACTGTGCTGTTCCTGAAACATATGCAGTGTGAGAATCATGCAAaggaacacacatgcactcacgcatgcacacacacacacacccacagggtAAAACTTGTAACCTTCAGACAGACCAAGGGAGAGCTAATTCCCTGGGAGCGACAGGTCACGGCACATGCAGTACAATCACGGCCATGCGAGGGCGCCACTTCACAATCaggaaaaaatgacatttactgAAGAAGTATG from Anguilla anguilla isolate fAngAng1 chromosome 8, fAngAng1.pri, whole genome shotgun sequence includes these protein-coding regions:
- the LOC118234569 gene encoding keratinocyte-associated protein 3-like — its product is MVGLGLCNASLKDDKTLMKMGLSMVLVGHINFLLGALVHGAVLRHISLHKQARATEYAVSNLIALAAGMVGAIVGISAIVLSKNRKNKTLMWFLLVVSTLCSLLAAASVLGLCVSVGKAIANGGRSLLTHCKFPDAIGYSSITNECPFDPTRIYGTTIFLWVPMVFLSVMELVFSGRCLAACASFLRLPCAVRKRRKRINVRRVRVWRPEEMTSPPQTECWHQGPEFQHQEVELPSPEVELQYQELEIQYKGVGLQRLEAEPQQQKEEPPEQHDLVRQLPRPRVSRAREFNRASLWI